From one Gallionella capsiferriformans ES-2 genomic stretch:
- the cheZ gene encoding protein phosphatase CheZ: protein MATQNAVDECDDLESLFDSIVAANALEEPFVPVTSEKGVVASGNVLNQLGQMTRTLHDTLRELGLNKEIEKATSSIPDARDRLNYVATLTQQAAERVLNATEAAQPLVQNMELEAHRLGGQWQMLFNKQLNVDQFKALVMETQAFLENVPKQTKLTNAYLMEIMMAQDFQDLTGQVIKKIIELTQSMEQQLLALLLENAPAAVKAEYDAGLLNGPVINPHLRTNVVTSQDQVDDLLESLGF from the coding sequence ATGGCCACCCAAAATGCAGTCGATGAATGTGACGATTTAGAATCGCTGTTTGACAGCATCGTTGCAGCAAATGCGCTTGAAGAGCCGTTCGTTCCAGTTACTTCTGAAAAGGGAGTGGTCGCTTCGGGTAATGTGCTCAATCAGTTAGGGCAGATGACGCGGACATTGCACGATACCCTGCGCGAGCTAGGGTTAAACAAGGAAATTGAAAAAGCGACTTCTTCAATTCCTGATGCGCGAGATCGCTTAAATTATGTTGCTACGTTGACGCAGCAGGCTGCCGAGCGCGTATTGAACGCAACGGAAGCTGCGCAACCACTGGTGCAGAATATGGAGCTGGAGGCGCATCGGTTAGGCGGGCAGTGGCAGATGTTGTTTAATAAGCAATTGAATGTTGATCAATTCAAAGCCCTGGTAATGGAAACTCAGGCATTTTTAGAAAACGTGCCTAAGCAGACTAAGTTAACTAACGCCTATCTGATGGAAATCATGATGGCGCAGGACTTTCAAGATTTGACCGGTCAGGTGATCAAAAAAATTATTGAGCTCACGCAGAGTATGGAGCAGCAACTGCTGGCGTTGCTGCTGGAGAATGCACCGGCAGCGGTTAAGGCCGAATATGATGCAGGCTTATTGAATGGTCCGGTCATCAATCCGCATTTGCGTACTAACGTTGTTACCAGTCAAGATCAAGTGGATGATTTATTAGAGAGTTTGGGCTTTTAA
- a CDS encoding methyl-accepting chemotaxis protein, producing the protein MQNKDAQVTQKEITFPSSTVLITKTDTRGIITYTNDAFVEVSGFTRAELLGKSHNVVRHPDMPPQTFKWLWDTLKAERPWRGMVKNRCKNGDHYWVRATIAPVIEGDKIIGYVSVRKAPTRAQIAEAEAMYGKLKQTGAQVVSKYERLKVKNWSMKGKLQTAIQIPLLVILTFAQLYVTGSLKEDALAGATEKGELIANQIIDSSNMLMVTGQIGDVANRNLLIKKVTSSGNVKSAQVLRTQQVSEQFGAGLPGEQAKDDLPRQVMESKKQQVLISDDAAGNPVLRVVTPYLASRDFHGTDCTSCHSVPENAVVGASDLVIDLTPDFARIEKMELHMVIGQLLLQLFLYFFIGFCVDKFIRRPLSDVDREFRNIMEGNLDTELDVTTQDEMGRLLCEIQSMQCYLRTMVDEIVTPVAYIQGCIKDLDGRVAGVAQNALAEQEHLQAISVTMAEFSRSVADVARMAADSLKDARDMQSIVEENNCNMELSISATGKVASTVEMSSQTIADLGASIQKIGSITNVIKEIAEQTNLLALNAAIEAARAGEQGRGFAVVADEVRKLAERTATSTRDISTTINEITEISNAAIHSMQSAVGEVETGISLIRKNGDGLKEIMVAAVNVAQCVEHIATASEEQSTAGEGAAQSLEQIASLVNSNVQSVEDAGIASRELSKSAGELSRAGYPLTKCALKL; encoded by the coding sequence ATGCAAAACAAGGACGCACAGGTAACGCAAAAGGAGATCACTTTCCCGTCCAGCACGGTGTTGATCACTAAAACGGACACCCGCGGCATCATTACTTATACAAATGATGCATTCGTTGAGGTGTCAGGTTTTACGCGAGCCGAGTTGCTTGGCAAGAGCCACAATGTTGTGCGACACCCCGATATGCCGCCTCAGACATTTAAATGGCTTTGGGATACACTCAAAGCTGAGCGCCCTTGGCGCGGTATGGTCAAAAACCGTTGCAAAAATGGCGATCATTACTGGGTGAGGGCAACCATAGCGCCTGTCATTGAGGGCGACAAAATTATCGGTTATGTCTCGGTGCGTAAAGCACCCACACGGGCACAGATCGCTGAAGCAGAGGCGATGTACGGGAAGTTGAAGCAGACGGGCGCGCAGGTCGTCTCCAAGTATGAGCGACTTAAAGTTAAAAACTGGTCGATGAAGGGCAAGCTGCAAACGGCGATTCAAATCCCGCTCCTGGTGATATTGACCTTTGCGCAGTTGTACGTCACAGGCTCATTAAAAGAAGATGCTTTGGCGGGTGCAACAGAAAAGGGCGAGCTGATCGCGAATCAGATCATCGACAGTTCCAACATGCTGATGGTGACTGGACAGATAGGCGATGTGGCTAACCGCAATCTGCTGATCAAAAAGGTGACCTCATCTGGAAATGTTAAATCAGCGCAAGTGTTACGCACGCAGCAGGTCTCGGAGCAGTTCGGTGCCGGTTTGCCGGGAGAGCAAGCCAAAGACGATCTGCCGCGGCAAGTGATGGAGAGCAAAAAACAGCAGGTGTTAATTTCAGATGATGCCGCAGGTAATCCGGTTTTGCGAGTGGTGACGCCTTATCTGGCCAGTCGTGATTTTCATGGCACTGATTGTACCTCCTGCCACAGCGTGCCGGAAAATGCGGTTGTGGGTGCCTCAGATCTTGTCATTGATCTCACGCCGGATTTTGCGCGCATCGAGAAGATGGAGCTGCATATGGTGATCGGGCAGTTGCTGTTGCAGCTGTTCTTGTATTTTTTCATCGGTTTTTGCGTCGATAAATTCATACGCAGACCGCTGTCTGATGTCGACCGAGAATTTCGCAACATCATGGAGGGTAACCTCGATACTGAACTCGATGTGACTACTCAAGATGAAATGGGCAGGTTGCTGTGCGAAATTCAGTCGATGCAGTGTTATTTGCGCACCATGGTGGACGAAATTGTCACGCCGGTTGCCTATATTCAGGGGTGTATTAAGGATCTCGACGGACGCGTTGCCGGTGTTGCGCAAAATGCGCTGGCCGAGCAGGAGCATCTGCAGGCTATTTCGGTGACCATGGCGGAATTTAGCCGCTCCGTTGCAGATGTTGCGCGGATGGCAGCCGATTCACTCAAGGATGCACGCGATATGCAAAGCATCGTTGAGGAAAATAACTGTAATATGGAGCTGAGTATTTCAGCGACGGGTAAAGTCGCCAGTACAGTAGAAATGTCGAGTCAGACGATCGCTGATCTTGGCGCTTCAATTCAAAAGATTGGCAGCATTACCAATGTGATCAAGGAGATTGCCGAGCAGACGAATTTGCTGGCTTTGAATGCGGCAATCGAGGCGGCACGCGCGGGAGAACAGGGGCGTGGGTTTGCTGTTGTCGCGGATGAAGTGCGCAAGCTGGCTGAGCGCACGGCGACCAGTACGCGTGATATCTCCACCACAATCAATGAAATTACAGAAATTTCCAATGCGGCGATCCATTCGATGCAAAGTGCGGTCGGCGAAGTCGAGACAGGTATTTCTCTGATTCGTAAAAACGGGGATGGCTTAAAGGAGATTATGGTGGCGGCAGTCAACGTAGCTCAATGTGTTGAACATATCGCCACCGCATCGGAAGAACAATCTACTGCGGGAGAAGGTGCTGCGCAAAGTCTCGAGCAGATTGCCAGCCTGGTTAACAGTAATGTGCAGTCGGTGGAGGATGCCGGCATCGCGTCGCGAGAATTGTCAAAGTCGGCTGGTGAATTGAGCCGGGCGGGTTATCCGTTGACAAAGTGTGCACTTAAATTATGA
- a CDS encoding methyl-accepting chemotaxis protein, producing the protein MLNDIKISSRLVFLLACLLMLSVVIGGVGLYASSHANNALKSVYDDRLLPIAQINDIARKNLRNRIAVANGVIQPEHMAEYIKEIEENRIAIAKQWSAYSATSMTDEEKLLASKFNEAREAFVNEGLKPAVAAMQANNVELIKQIQVQHIRTLYVPMKDALDALILLQEHEAEKLYKETDSTYKTVRMLSIFLIVLGALSGGILGSSIIRGVNRSVGELQGVMVKMSQNGDLTTRARVYGRDEVGVAAVAFNTLIDGFASIISQVNASARTVSGSVENLSASSVRISQSSRSQTESATTTAAAVEEITASISSVAANTDDVRRLAEISLTQTRQGNQSVTELIGEIERIQDAVKLIADSVKEFVESTRSIAGMTQQVKDIADQTNLLALNAAIEAARAGEQGRGFAVVADEVRKLAEKSAQSANEIDRVTNSLNQKSCDVESTVQTGLRSLQVTQEHVEHVSVVLTEARESVEQSSQGVSDIASSVNEQSQASSEIARNVEKIAQMSEENHTAVELNTQEILRLAQLAKTLQEAVSRFRV; encoded by the coding sequence ATGTTGAATGATATAAAAATTAGCAGCCGCTTGGTTTTTTTGTTGGCCTGTTTGTTGATGTTGTCAGTAGTTATTGGCGGCGTCGGTTTGTATGCTTCTTCACATGCGAATAACGCACTGAAGTCGGTGTATGACGACCGATTGCTGCCGATCGCGCAGATCAACGATATCGCGCGCAAAAATCTCAGAAATCGTATTGCGGTTGCTAATGGCGTTATTCAGCCGGAACATATGGCCGAATACATCAAGGAAATTGAAGAGAATCGTATTGCCATTGCGAAGCAGTGGAGTGCCTATAGCGCAACTTCAATGACGGATGAGGAAAAATTGCTGGCAAGCAAATTTAACGAAGCCCGTGAGGCCTTTGTAAATGAAGGCTTGAAGCCTGCTGTTGCCGCAATGCAAGCCAATAATGTCGAACTGATTAAGCAAATTCAGGTACAACATATTCGTACTTTGTATGTGCCGATGAAGGATGCGCTGGATGCGCTGATTTTATTGCAGGAGCATGAAGCTGAAAAATTGTATAAGGAAACCGACAGCACCTATAAAACAGTGCGCATGCTGTCAATTTTTCTGATTGTGTTAGGCGCGTTGTCAGGCGGGATTTTGGGCAGTTCGATCATACGCGGCGTTAATCGCTCAGTAGGCGAATTGCAAGGGGTTATGGTGAAAATGTCGCAAAATGGCGATCTGACTACGCGTGCTCGCGTATATGGTCGGGATGAGGTGGGGGTGGCTGCAGTTGCATTTAATACGTTGATTGATGGCTTTGCATCGATCATCAGTCAGGTGAATGCGAGCGCCAGAACCGTATCCGGCTCAGTAGAAAATTTGTCCGCCTCCTCAGTGCGAATTTCACAGAGTTCACGGAGTCAGACAGAGTCTGCAACGACGACAGCCGCTGCCGTTGAAGAAATTACGGCGAGCATCAGTTCTGTCGCGGCTAACACCGACGACGTGCGGCGTCTGGCTGAAATTAGCTTAACCCAGACGCGACAAGGTAATCAAAGCGTAACCGAATTGATCGGAGAAATTGAACGCATACAGGATGCCGTAAAACTGATTGCGGATTCAGTTAAGGAGTTTGTCGAGAGTACCCGTTCAATTGCCGGAATGACCCAGCAGGTTAAAGATATTGCGGATCAGACCAATTTACTTGCACTGAATGCGGCGATTGAAGCTGCACGCGCGGGTGAACAGGGCAGGGGGTTTGCTGTTGTCGCAGACGAGGTTAGAAAATTGGCGGAAAAATCGGCACAGTCGGCTAATGAAATCGACCGTGTAACGAATTCATTGAATCAAAAGTCGTGTGATGTTGAGTCAACTGTGCAGACCGGTTTACGGTCATTGCAGGTGACGCAGGAGCATGTGGAGCATGTCTCTGTCGTGTTAACTGAAGCGCGTGAATCGGTTGAGCAGTCCAGTCAGGGTGTGAGCGATATTGCTTCATCGGTCAATGAACAAAGTCAGGCCAGCAGTGAAATTGCGCGAAATGTCGAGAAGATTGCCCAAATGTCAGAAGAAAATCACACCGCTGTTGAGCTCAATACGCAGGAGATATTGCGCTTGGCGCAGTTGGCTAAAACGTTGCAGGAAGCAGTAAGCAGATTCCGGGTTTAA
- a CDS encoding chemotaxis protein, whose product MSYSDEMMSSEDGLLDSVDARTNLAGTNKMEILLFSLGSDEKFGINVFKVKEVSQAGKITRTPNMPRGVDGIVSLRGHVMPVLNLAEFMGMSPATKHQTMMVAEYNTHILGFLVEGVDRIIRVDWDKVRAAEGMLSDKGALITAITELPDGSLVSLLDVEQILANAFGEAIVGNVEPIDSGHDLCVFFADDSMVARRKIAEVLDKMGVKHIQANSGREAWERLKTMADAAYSSGTPLRDQMQVILTDAEMPEMDGYVLTQNIKSDHRFDGIPVVMHSSLSSDANRAMGKRVGVDYYVSKFDSMVLSSTLRPLLT is encoded by the coding sequence ATGTCATATTCAGATGAAATGATGAGCAGCGAAGATGGTTTGCTCGATAGTGTCGATGCCAGAACTAATTTGGCCGGGACCAACAAGATGGAAATCCTGTTGTTTAGTCTCGGCAGCGATGAGAAATTTGGCATCAATGTATTTAAGGTAAAGGAAGTTAGTCAGGCGGGAAAAATTACCCGTACACCTAATATGCCGCGCGGAGTCGATGGCATTGTATCCTTGCGCGGGCATGTGATGCCGGTGCTGAACTTGGCTGAATTTATGGGGATGTCACCGGCAACTAAGCATCAGACGATGATGGTGGCTGAGTACAATACGCATATCTTGGGGTTTCTGGTCGAAGGCGTAGACCGGATTATTCGGGTTGACTGGGACAAGGTGCGTGCAGCCGAGGGCATGCTGTCTGATAAAGGTGCCTTGATCACCGCAATCACAGAGTTGCCTGACGGTTCGCTGGTGTCCTTGCTTGATGTCGAACAGATTCTGGCTAATGCCTTTGGTGAGGCGATTGTGGGCAATGTTGAGCCTATCGATTCGGGGCATGATTTGTGCGTTTTCTTCGCTGACGATTCGATGGTCGCACGCCGCAAGATCGCCGAAGTGCTCGATAAGATGGGGGTCAAGCATATTCAGGCTAATAGCGGTCGTGAAGCGTGGGAAAGGCTTAAAACCATGGCTGATGCGGCTTACAGTTCGGGGACTCCGCTGCGCGATCAGATGCAGGTGATCCTCACTGATGCGGAAATGCCTGAAATGGATGGCTATGTCTTAACCCAGAATATTAAATCTGATCACCGATTCGACGGCATCCCGGTCGTGATGCACTCATCCTTGTCATCGGATGCCAATCGCGCAATGGGAAAACGGGTGGGGGTTGATTATTATGTGTCTAAATTTGATTCAATGGTTTTGTCTTCAACGCTCAGACCGTTGTTGACTTAG
- the cheY gene encoding chemotaxis response regulator CheY, whose protein sequence is MGIESTRFLVVDDFSTMRRIVRNLLKELGFVNVQEAEDGVEALKKLRAETYDFVVSDWNMPNMTGIELLREIRADAKLKHLPVLMVTAEAKRENIIEAAQAGASGYVVKPFTAATLDEKLKKIFQNMNK, encoded by the coding sequence ATGGGAATTGAAAGTACGCGGTTTTTGGTGGTAGACGATTTTTCTACGATGCGCCGCATCGTCAGAAATTTGCTCAAAGAGTTGGGCTTCGTCAATGTTCAGGAGGCTGAAGACGGTGTTGAGGCATTAAAGAAATTACGCGCTGAGACCTACGATTTTGTGGTGTCTGACTGGAATATGCCCAATATGACGGGGATTGAGTTGTTGCGTGAGATTCGTGCGGATGCCAAACTCAAACATTTGCCGGTCTTGATGGTTACGGCGGAAGCCAAGCGCGAAAATATTATCGAAGCGGCTCAGGCGGGGGCGTCCGGTTATGTAGTTAAGCCGTTTACGGCTGCCACGCTGGATGAAAAGTTGAAAAAAATATTTCAAAATATGAATAAGTGA
- a CDS encoding methyl-accepting chemotaxis protein, translated as MNTWWSGLSLKNKLQLPIQLILLVVMLVAQRVALDKFEDNVLEEARSKALVSADGVLNGLNMLMINGIISNSEQRALYVQKMGASDRVDELRVIRNKPVQDQFGPGLPSEQPVDAMDHAALDSAKIQTKLSEHGDKQSLRVVVPFIAQSSFRGTNCLMCHNVPEGTVNGAASITLDLSDEFSLIKKANLAMWSVQLVVQIFLYFVIGWLIGFMTRPARELQLTMQAMQSSGDLSRRATVRSQDEIGKTAQAFNDLAQSFQVIVSQVEGHAGQVVSSAHRLAENATEIAQGLQQQTDAAASTSTSVSQVSVSINRVAESAGQVARLSEESAQRAHQGQRSLQDMMVELELVERAVNEIASSVSAFVSNTQSITNMTQQVRDIAEQTNLLALNAAIEAARAGEQGRGFAVVADEVRKLAEKSALSASQIDEVTQTIGTQSVQVDKTIQRGIGALQSSKTHINEVTGVLNASSDSVDGVNAGLEEIVGSINQQRDASEEIARNVERIAHMTNNSNQVIKRSVEETAKMELISENLSKTVGRFKV; from the coding sequence TCCTTAAAGAATAAGTTACAACTTCCAATACAACTTATTTTGCTGGTCGTCATGCTGGTCGCGCAACGCGTTGCGCTCGACAAGTTTGAAGATAATGTGCTGGAGGAGGCCAGGTCCAAAGCGCTGGTCTCGGCTGATGGTGTGCTGAACGGGCTGAATATGTTGATGATCAACGGCATTATCAGTAATTCGGAGCAACGTGCATTGTATGTTCAGAAAATGGGTGCTTCGGATCGGGTAGATGAGTTACGCGTGATTCGCAATAAGCCGGTTCAGGATCAGTTCGGTCCGGGGCTGCCCTCCGAGCAACCCGTCGATGCGATGGATCATGCCGCGCTCGACAGCGCAAAAATTCAGACCAAACTCTCCGAGCATGGGGATAAGCAATCCTTGCGCGTCGTGGTTCCTTTTATTGCCCAATCCTCATTTCGCGGAACCAATTGCCTGATGTGTCACAATGTGCCAGAGGGGACCGTGAACGGGGCTGCGAGTATCACACTGGATTTGTCTGATGAGTTTAGCTTGATTAAAAAGGCAAATCTTGCCATGTGGTCTGTGCAACTTGTTGTACAGATTTTTTTGTATTTCGTGATCGGTTGGCTGATCGGTTTCATGACGCGGCCTGCTCGTGAGTTGCAACTGACGATGCAAGCTATGCAGAGCAGCGGTGATCTGTCCAGACGCGCTACGGTTCGCAGTCAGGACGAAATCGGTAAAACAGCTCAGGCATTCAATGATCTTGCACAAAGTTTTCAGGTGATTGTTTCTCAGGTTGAAGGACACGCAGGGCAGGTTGTGAGCTCCGCTCATCGACTGGCGGAAAATGCCACTGAAATTGCTCAGGGATTACAACAGCAGACGGATGCTGCGGCTAGCACTTCAACTTCCGTGAGTCAGGTGAGTGTCAGTATCAACCGGGTAGCTGAGAGTGCCGGTCAAGTTGCGCGACTATCCGAGGAAAGCGCACAGCGGGCACATCAGGGGCAACGCAGCTTGCAGGATATGATGGTAGAACTTGAGCTGGTCGAGCGTGCCGTCAATGAAATTGCGAGTTCTGTCAGTGCCTTTGTCAGCAATACGCAAAGCATCACTAATATGACGCAACAGGTGCGCGATATTGCTGAACAGACTAATTTACTTGCGCTCAATGCGGCCATTGAAGCTGCGCGTGCTGGTGAGCAGGGGCGCGGATTTGCCGTCGTAGCCGATGAAGTTCGCAAGTTGGCTGAAAAATCGGCGTTATCCGCGTCTCAGATTGACGAGGTCACGCAAACCATAGGCACGCAGTCTGTTCAGGTTGATAAAACGATACAGCGCGGCATCGGGGCTTTGCAGAGCAGTAAGACGCACATTAATGAAGTCACCGGGGTGCTCAACGCTTCCAGCGACTCAGTAGATGGCGTTAATGCCGGGCTTGAAGAAATTGTTGGTTCAATTAATCAGCAGCGCGATGCCAGCGAAGAAATTGCCCGTAATGTGGAACGGATTGCTCATATGACCAATAATAGTAATCAGGTCATCAAGCGTTCGGTAGAGGAAACGGCAAAGATGGAACTGATTTCTGAGAATCTTTCAAAAACTGTTGGCCGATTCAAGGTCTGA
- a CDS encoding chemotaxis protein produces MSELLKNIDARTKLAGTNKLEILMFSLGRDLRTDREETFGINVFKVREVMRIPPITRAPEMPPSVEGMVSLRGALVPVIDLAKYIGLVTETKPEIMIVTEYNGHTQGFLVKGVDNILRLDWSAMRVPPAMLVAELGGLVTAITELKDKRLVMMIDVEKVLAETGHFGTDEMIFNAVKPLGRENRTVFFADDSSVARNQIARTLDAMGVKYISSINGRQAWMELSKMATYAESNNTPLKDFIQVILTDVEMPEMDGYMLTRKIKEDKRFIGIPVLMHSSLSSSSNQQLGKTVGVDEYIPKFEPQKLAQALARLLA; encoded by the coding sequence ATGTCTGAGTTGCTCAAAAACATTGATGCCAGAACTAAGCTGGCGGGAACCAATAAACTCGAGATTCTGATGTTTTCGCTGGGCCGTGATTTACGCACTGACCGGGAAGAAACATTTGGTATCAACGTCTTCAAGGTGCGCGAAGTGATGCGGATTCCTCCTATCACCCGCGCGCCTGAAATGCCTCCCTCGGTTGAGGGGATGGTGAGTTTGCGCGGCGCACTGGTGCCGGTGATCGATTTGGCTAAGTATATTGGTCTTGTGACTGAAACCAAACCTGAAATCATGATCGTGACCGAATACAATGGCCATACGCAAGGCTTTCTGGTTAAGGGCGTTGACAATATTTTGCGTCTGGACTGGTCGGCCATGCGTGTGCCACCAGCGATGCTGGTCGCGGAGCTCGGCGGACTTGTCACGGCTATTACTGAACTCAAGGATAAGCGTTTGGTGATGATGATAGACGTTGAGAAAGTACTGGCGGAAACGGGACATTTCGGGACTGATGAGATGATTTTCAATGCCGTCAAACCTTTGGGGCGTGAAAATCGCACCGTGTTTTTTGCGGATGATTCGTCTGTTGCGCGCAATCAAATCGCACGTACGCTCGACGCGATGGGGGTTAAGTACATATCATCCATCAACGGTCGTCAGGCTTGGATGGAACTGTCTAAAATGGCAACCTATGCCGAAAGCAACAATACACCGTTGAAAGACTTCATTCAGGTGATTCTGACCGATGTTGAAATGCCTGAAATGGACGGCTATATGCTGACGCGAAAAATCAAGGAAGATAAGCGCTTTATCGGTATTCCGGTATTGATGCATTCCTCGTTGTCCAGTTCGTCTAACCAGCAGTTGGGAAAGACCGTTGGGGTAGACGAATATATTCCGAAGTTTGAACCGCAAAAACTGGCACAAGCGCTGGCGAGATTGCTGGCCTAG
- a CDS encoding methyl-accepting chemotaxis protein: MLNNMTIKARLTMLVSVIMVISVVVAAFAYIGMSNLQTATEDIAVRRIHLIRSVNKLMYAMADNRAHLMRAMQHDPANPASKLHDHPVSRHLDAITENNTKIEEYFSDMERNTHSEEGKRALEELKAARAGVANEGLQPGVQAVKDGQYNEAGVILSKKVHPLLDAALVKGHAIADRENHAANADFQAAMSAAHTYEMLLIGGVLFMLLTAGGLGYSIISGVSRSTGNMRDQMSRTASDGDLSRRVTVYGTDEVAQAALAYNGLIDGFSMIIRQVGSSAGTVSSTAANLSAASLQISQGSQAQTEAAASTAAAVEQITVSISSVASNTDDVRKLSEKSLQQTQLGNQNITGMISEIERVQNAVKLIAGSVSEFVDSTRAIAGMTQQVKDIADQTNLLALNAAIEAARAGEQGRGFAVVADEVRKLAEKSAQSANEIDRVTNSLNQKSTQVEATVQSGLRSLLATQEQVERVSSVLTEAGVLVEQSSHGVSDIAASVNEQSIASSEIARNVERIAQMSEENYAAVESNTHEIVRLEQLARELQSAVNRFKV; the protein is encoded by the coding sequence ATGTTGAACAATATGACGATCAAAGCACGGTTAACGATGCTGGTCAGTGTAATTATGGTGATCTCGGTGGTCGTCGCTGCGTTTGCCTATATTGGCATGTCTAATTTGCAAACTGCGACGGAAGACATCGCAGTTAGACGCATCCACTTGATTCGTTCAGTGAATAAACTGATGTATGCAATGGCGGATAACCGGGCTCACTTGATGCGGGCGATGCAGCACGACCCGGCTAATCCGGCCTCCAAATTGCATGATCATCCCGTGAGTCGCCATCTCGATGCGATTACTGAAAATAATACTAAAATCGAAGAGTATTTCTCCGATATGGAACGGAATACCCATAGCGAAGAAGGCAAACGAGCTCTGGAAGAATTGAAAGCGGCGCGTGCCGGTGTTGCTAATGAGGGTTTGCAACCCGGGGTGCAGGCTGTCAAGGACGGCCAGTACAATGAGGCAGGGGTAATTCTGTCGAAAAAGGTTCATCCGCTGCTGGACGCAGCGCTGGTTAAGGGGCATGCCATTGCCGACCGTGAGAATCATGCTGCCAATGCCGACTTTCAAGCGGCAATGTCTGCTGCACACACTTATGAAATGCTGTTGATAGGCGGTGTGCTTTTTATGCTGCTGACGGCGGGCGGTCTGGGATATTCGATTATTTCCGGGGTGTCGCGCTCTACCGGCAATATGCGCGATCAAATGAGTCGCACCGCGTCAGATGGCGATTTGTCGCGTCGTGTCACCGTTTACGGCACGGACGAGGTTGCGCAGGCGGCACTGGCTTATAACGGCTTGATCGACGGGTTTTCTATGATTATTCGTCAGGTAGGCAGCAGTGCAGGAACAGTATCCAGCACAGCAGCCAATTTGTCTGCGGCTTCGCTGCAAATATCCCAGGGCTCGCAGGCGCAAACTGAGGCTGCCGCATCAACGGCGGCAGCAGTGGAGCAAATTACCGTGAGTATCAGTTCGGTCGCTAGCAATACAGATGATGTCCGCAAGCTTTCTGAAAAAAGTTTGCAGCAAACCCAACTGGGCAACCAGAATATCACTGGGATGATCAGTGAGATCGAGCGTGTTCAGAATGCGGTTAAACTGATTGCAGGTTCAGTATCCGAGTTTGTCGATAGCACGCGTGCGATTGCCGGCATGACGCAGCAAGTTAAGGATATCGCCGATCAGACTAATTTGCTGGCGTTAAATGCGGCGATCGAAGCCGCGCGAGCAGGTGAGCAGGGGCGTGGATTTGCTGTCGTTGCGGATGAGGTGCGTAAATTGGCTGAAAAATCGGCGCAATCGGCTAACGAAATTGATCGTGTGACGAACTCATTGAATCAAAAATCAACGCAAGTTGAAGCAACGGTACAAAGCGGATTGCGCTCGTTACTGGCAACGCAGGAGCAGGTCGAACGGGTTTCCTCGGTGCTGACAGAAGCCGGTGTACTGGTGGAGCAATCCAGTCACGGGGTGAGTGATATTGCCGCTTCGGTCAATGAGCAAAGTATCGCCAGTTCAGAGATCGCCCGGAACGTGGAAAGGATTGCGCAGATGTCAGAAGAAAACTATGCGGCGGTGGAATCGAATACGCATGAAATTGTACGACTGGAACAATTGGCCAGAGAATTACAAAGTGCGGTGAACAGGTTCAAAGTTTAA